A single window of Desulfovibrio inopinatus DSM 10711 DNA harbors:
- the sctC gene encoding type III secretion system outer membrane ring subunit SctC: MRALCLRVVFIALVLAPLIVYSSAQSRPWVKGSFTYVADNVSLRDLLQDFCKAQGVTGVISSSITGHVSGNFDTIPSSDFLSIVTKNYGLSYYYDGSNVFFYKNTENKSELINLGILSPGRLMSMLQSLGVYDPRYPWREWPEGKVIFLSGPPRYVELVATLAKQYGEAALEEKVMRAFRLKHAWAGDHEVQLMDKQVTVPGMATLLREMVTGQNALDADDDASQSTETSLKLKDLTGANDATDPAQAISKIQTGGVVDTGPGSSSVNQGPRILADQRLNAVIVWDVREKMPYYAAMIRELDVPVNLVEIKAVIMDVAVDKLRELGVSWVVKTPPEGGSTVGVVGGANVGTDGSADDLLDVAGEGLNLSTIYSKSLTQIMAQVHALESDGQAKVLSRPSVLTMDNIQAQMESSQTFYVRVPGTYDTDLYKVTAGTVLRVTPHLVEEHGERKIKLLLNIEDGTPDSGETVDEIPTVKKSMINTEAIVPPGQSLIIGGQYYEEMEVKDEGIPFLKDIPYLGTLFGKETKTVNRRERIFIITPKFVDYRQHQVDDFKEEFVVSMVDKKNPTETDASKTEATQGVFKDDWEQSGWGGCSRRPRPSQTTP, translated from the coding sequence ATGCGAGCCCTTTGCCTCCGTGTGGTGTTTATCGCCCTTGTCCTAGCCCCTCTCATCGTCTATTCCAGCGCGCAAAGTCGACCATGGGTAAAGGGATCTTTTACCTATGTTGCGGACAATGTTTCTCTTCGCGATCTGTTGCAAGATTTCTGTAAAGCGCAAGGGGTCACGGGAGTCATCAGTTCCTCCATTACAGGACATGTATCGGGGAATTTCGACACTATTCCTTCCAGTGATTTTCTGTCAATAGTCACTAAAAATTATGGGCTTTCGTATTATTATGACGGAAGCAATGTGTTCTTTTATAAGAACACAGAGAATAAAAGCGAACTCATTAACCTAGGAATTCTTTCCCCTGGTCGACTTATGAGTATGCTTCAATCTCTTGGAGTATATGACCCGCGTTATCCATGGCGTGAATGGCCGGAGGGAAAAGTTATCTTTCTCTCTGGGCCGCCTCGATATGTTGAGCTGGTGGCTACACTCGCCAAGCAATATGGTGAGGCTGCCTTAGAAGAGAAGGTTATGCGAGCCTTCCGCTTGAAGCATGCCTGGGCGGGAGATCATGAAGTGCAGCTTATGGACAAGCAAGTTACCGTTCCGGGTATGGCGACACTGCTACGAGAGATGGTTACTGGACAGAACGCCCTTGATGCCGACGATGACGCTTCTCAGTCTACAGAAACGTCTTTAAAGCTTAAAGATCTTACTGGCGCTAACGATGCGACGGACCCAGCCCAGGCGATTAGCAAGATTCAGACAGGCGGGGTTGTCGACACCGGTCCAGGCTCTAGTTCCGTGAACCAGGGACCGCGCATTCTTGCCGACCAGCGACTGAATGCTGTCATTGTGTGGGATGTGCGCGAGAAAATGCCGTACTATGCAGCGATGATCCGCGAACTGGATGTGCCGGTGAATTTGGTAGAAATCAAGGCCGTGATCATGGATGTTGCCGTAGACAAACTTCGAGAATTGGGTGTGAGCTGGGTGGTGAAAACACCTCCCGAAGGAGGTTCCACTGTCGGTGTTGTCGGCGGTGCGAATGTCGGTACAGACGGTTCAGCGGATGATTTACTGGATGTTGCGGGAGAAGGCCTCAATTTATCCACCATCTATTCTAAAAGTCTCACGCAGATCATGGCACAGGTACATGCTCTGGAAAGCGACGGACAAGCGAAAGTCTTGTCACGTCCTTCTGTGCTTACGATGGACAACATTCAGGCGCAGATGGAGTCCTCACAGACTTTTTATGTGCGTGTACCAGGAACGTATGATACTGATTTATATAAAGTCACAGCCGGTACTGTTCTTAGAGTGACACCTCATCTTGTAGAAGAACACGGTGAACGCAAAATCAAGCTACTGCTGAACATTGAGGATGGAACCCCGGACTCCGGAGAAACCGTAGACGAAATTCCTACGGTTAAAAAAAGCATGATCAATACGGAAGCAATCGTTCCTCCCGGCCAGAGCCTGATTATCGGTGGTCAATACTATGAAGAGATGGAAGTAAAAGACGAAGGCATTCCGTTTCTCAAAGATATTCCTTATCTCGGTACGCTTTTTGGTAAAGAGACCAAAACCGTCAATCGTCGGGAACGTATTTTTATCATTACCCCAAAGTTTGTCGATTACCGACAACATCAGGTTGATGACTTCAAAGAGGAGTTCGTTGTCTCTATGGTGGATAAGAAGAATCCTACGGAGACGGACGCATCCAAGACCGAGGCTACGCAAGGTGTCTTTAAAGACGACTGGGAGCAGTCGGGGTGGGGTGGCTGTTCGCGACGTCCCAGACCTTCTCAAACGACGCCGTAA